The following are encoded together in the Gadus chalcogrammus isolate NIFS_2021 chromosome 2, NIFS_Gcha_1.0, whole genome shotgun sequence genome:
- the LOC130403705 gene encoding myeloid-associated differentiation marker homolog, with product MNVSVRSLTDPVGILRIVALVLTCMSFGLVASVGVTASESSYWAWCMFTWSFCCFFTLAILILEFTTLSDKVPVSWEDFTTAFAMLAALMCLAASAIYPAFFTCSTCPRQIGATVTSWFCFLTYGAEVVLTRLRPRGQISGFLSTVSGLLKILETFVACIIFTSLDPAKFSGSPGLQWCVAVYCMCFIWSLLIILLTIGRLLSYFPVSFEMVVTVSNVLAAMMYMTAMVIWPLYGFQGNLNDSALWNKLLVVTFMSIFNFIVYTVDSVFSIRMVFWPQASS from the coding sequence ATGAACGTGTCGGTGCGGTCGCTCACTGATCCGGTGGGTATTTTGCGCATTGTGGCGCTCGTCCTGACCTGCATGTCCTTTGGACTCGTGGCATCAGTTGGGGTCACTGCGTCGGAGTCTTCCTACTGGGCCTGGTGCATGTTTACCTGGTCCTTTTGTTGCTTTTTCACCCTCGCCATCCTCATCTTAGAGTTCACTACGCTCAGTGACAAGGTGCCGGTGTCCTGGGAGGACTTCACCACCGCCTTCGCCATGCTGGCCGCCCTGATGTGCCTGGCAGCGTCTGCCATCTACCCCGCCTTCTTCACCTGCAGCACCTGCCCCCGGCAGATAGGCGCCACAGTCACCTCGTGGTTCTGTTTCTTAACATACGGCGCCGAGGTGGTGCTGACCCGCTTGCGGCCCCGCGGGCAGATCAGCGGCTTCCTGTCCACCGTTTCAGGTCTCCTGAAGATCCTGGAGACCTTTGTGGCCTGCATAATCTTCACCTCTCTGGACCCCGCAAAGTTCTCCGGGTCTCCGGGCCTGCAGTGGTGCGTGGCGGTCTACTGTATGTGCTTCATATGGTCTCTGCTCATCATCCTGCTGACGATTGGACGGCTGCTCTCGTACTTCCCGGTGTCCTTCGAGATGGTGGTGACTGTGTCCAACGTGCTGGCGGCGATGATGTACATGACTGCCATGGTGATCTGGCCCTTGTACGGCTTTCAAGGGAATCTCAACGACAGTGCCCTGTGGAACAAGCTGCTCGTGGTCACCTTTATGTCCATTTTTAACTTCATTGTCTACACCGTCGACAGTGTTTTCTCCATACGCATGGTGTTCTGGCCTCAAGCCTCAAGTTAG